In a single window of the Elaeis guineensis isolate ETL-2024a chromosome 6, EG11, whole genome shotgun sequence genome:
- the LOC105033240 gene encoding peamaclein gives MKALYTTLALLVLLLASSYLQATMAGSPFCDSKCKVRCSKAGVQDRCLKYCGICCEECHCVPSGTYGHKDECPCYRDKYTGSGKRRRPKCP, from the exons ATGAAGGCCCTCTACACCACCCTGGCCCTTCTGGTCCTCCTCTTGGCCTCTTCCTATCTTCAAGCCACCATGGCCGGCTCAC CTTTTTGCGATTCCAAGTGCAAAGTGAGGTGCTCCAAGGCAGGCGTTCAGGACCGGTGCCTCAAGTACTGCGGGATATGCTGCGAGGAGTGCCACTGCGTGCCTTCGGGGACCTATGGCCACAAGGATGAGTGCCCTTGTTACAGGGACAAGTACACTGGCTCTGGCAAGAGGAGAAGGCCTAAGTGCCCTTGA